ACGTCAAATTGTAAAAGAGTTTAGTACCAAATATGAAGGATTTGATGATAATTTGCCAATCGAAGAATATTTTAAATTTCATTTAAGTGTCTTAAAAGAATTGCTAAGAACTTCAAATGTTATTTTTTACAATATTCAAATTGTTACAGGCAGTAAAAGAGCAATTTTTAAGATAATAGGAGAATTATCTGATTATTTGAAAGATATAATTGTTTGGGACAAAGGCTATGCACAACCTGCAATGGCTCCAAAAGTTTTAAATCGTAGAACAGAATTGATTTTAGTTTTTGACAGAGATAACGGTATTAGTCGTCAGTTTGAGAAAGCTAACTTTGAAAGAGGTACGTTAGACGATTTATGGCTAATTAAAAGAGGTAAAAAAGTCATAGATAGTCATTCTGCTGTTTTTCCTGAAGAATTAGTTAAAACAATAATTGAAAATTTTTCTAATGAAGGCGATTTGGTTTATGACCCATTTATGGGAACGGGAACTACTGCGATTGTCGCAAAGAAATTAAATCGTAATTATTTAGGAAGTGAATTGACAGAAAAATATTTCAAAGTCATAAGCGAAAGATTGCAAGTATTTGAAAATGAACTTTTTTAAGTATTTCGTTTAAGATACACTTTTTTGCCTATTCATAGTTGGTAACAACACCAAGCACGTTAAAAAAAACATTTATTGCACATTGCCTTGCCCTTTGAGTGTGCGGTATCGGTTGCGGGCTTCAAATGAATACAAGCTGCCACTATAGTCTAATAGAATTTTCTCATAGGTTTCTATTGCTTTTTGTTTGTCGCCCAACCTGAAATCATAGAGTCTGGCTAATGAAATCAAGGCATCGTCTGCCAAAATATCAAAGTAATATTTCTGTACCAAGTCTTTGTAAAGACTTACGGCTGAATCAAGATTGCCGGTTTTTTCGGCTATTCGGGCTTTCAGAAAAAGGATGTCATCTGAAAGCTCATTATAGCTGTATGTTGCTTGCAAAGAATCAAGCACCGCAATACTTTGAGAAATCTTATTCTGAAACAGTAAAAATTCTGCACGCGCATACATTTTCAAGGGTTCTTCGGTGGTGTCAAGCCCTGTGTTTTCAATAATTTGCAAGGACAATTCTATCGCATTATTTGAAATTAACTGTGTTGTAGCGCCTTTGAGCACTTCAAGTTGTGTGAGCGCCCATTCAAAATCTCCACGGAAATAACAAAGTCTTGCAAACTTAAATCGCGCTTCTTGTCCCAGAGGGTCATCCTTAAAATCGGTTTCAATTTGTTTGTAGAGCAAGTGAGCATCCCATTCTTCACCGGCAATCAGATAAGCATCTGCTAATTTGAGTTTGGCAGAACCTTTTTGTAGCTTAGACAAGGAACCTGTTTCTATGTATTTTTGGAGTTCTGCTATTCCTTTTTGAGGCTGATTCAGATATTGAATATAAAGGTCTGCAAGGTCAAGACGGGCGTTTTCTGCTCCGGGCAAATACCCTCTGTTTTCAAGGAAAACAATATAATCCTGTGCCAGTTTTTCTAATTCTTGTTTGTCAGCTCCGGCACCTTTTTGGATTTTGAGCAAGCGGGTTTTGAGCATTCCGCTCATGGCGTTGTTGTAATAATAAAAATCCTCGCCCCTTTCCACCAGATTTTGATAGCATTTGATAGCGGTTGCATATGCCTCGTTGTCCAAACAAGTTTGAGCGAGTTCAATCAGTTTGCGCCCTGATTTTCCGCTACGCAAGTCTAATGCGCGTGTTTGCAAAAAGGCTCCTTCCCAGTCTTTTTGTTGCACAAAAGTCCAGAACAGCAATTCTTGATAGGCTTCATTGTCCGGGTTTTTTTGCAGTCGGGAAATAAGCTCTTTTTTAAGTTGTTCATAGTGTTTGTCTTCGGTCAGATAGAGCTGCAACCTCGATTTGACCTGATCCAAGTAAAAGGAATTGAATTCGAGATATTGCAAATATTCGCCAAACACAGCCCCATATTCGCCTTTGTTTGCATACAAATCCGCCAACTCCATGGTATAAGCCCGATCGTTTTTGCTGTATTTACGCGCCTCCATATAGGTTTGGATTGCCAAATCTGTATAACCCCTTTTTTCAAAGGCAGTGGCTACTTGAGGCGCTTGTCCTTTGTAATAAATATTTTCATCTGAGAGTAATTCCGAAAAAACCTTCTGGGCTTTTTTGTTATCTCCCGATTTGTCCAAAGTCCAACCCATATCAACCTTAAGTGCGGGGTTGTCAGGAAAATGCTTAGATTGTTTCTGGGTAAATTTTATGGCATCCTTGTAATTATCAAGTTTTACCAAACATTGCAGGTAGTTTTCGTAATAGGTATAAGAATAGCGGTTTTTGCTGAGCAATTCTTCATACAGTGTCAATGCTTTCTCGTATTCACCCGAAGCAAAATACGTGGCAGCAAGCCTTTCTTTGTTGTCATTTGGGTTTGATTGGGCAAAAGCGTGTTGCAATCCTGCCAAGGTCAGTACCACCGAAACGACACACAGTCTGCTATAAAACACAAATTTTGTCAAATGAATTTAGATTTCTGCTTCCACAGCCCTCACTTCGGGCACCATACGCTTGAGCAAGCTTTCTATACCTGCTTTCAACGTAAATGTAGATGAAGGACAGCCGCTGCAAGAGCCTTTCATGACAACTGTTACAACACCATCGTGAAAAGATTTGAATGAAATTGCCCCCCCGTCCATTTCAACGGCAGGTTTTACATGGTCGTCTAACAGTTGCTTGATTTTCATAACCACTTCACTTTCTTCTTCATCGCTCAAAGAGTGTGATTGGGACACTATTTCAATACCGCTTTCGACTAAGTTCTTCACCGCTTCTTTAATAACAGGAGCAAGCTCTTGCCAATCTGCAGAGGGTTTTTTGGTAACAGAAACAAAGTTATTCATAATAAAAATGCCATCCACATCCGAGTATGCAAAAAGAGCAAGTGCGAGGGGAGAGTTACTTGCGTCTGATTTGCTTCTAAAATCGGCACTGTCATTGGGTAATATCATTTTGTTAAGAACAAATTTCAAAGAGTCGGGATTGGGTGTTCCTTCAACAAAAACGCTGATTGTTTGTAGGTTCATCATTTTTTTGATAGATAATTAAATTGACTTGCAAAGATACTGTACAAAACACCACAAAAGTCTATGCAATGATTGATAATAAACATCCTTTTGTCGAACCGTCAAGGAGCATATTGTTTGTGTGGTGGGTGAATATAGTAAGCTGCGGTTTGAAGAAAACAGACATTAATCAAAATTCCTAAAAGTATTTGTTTTTGCAAAGTTTTAGGAATTTAGTTTACCTTAGTCTTATGAAAGAAATACCCAGAAAACGGTATTTAGAAACACTTCAAGTACTCAAAGACAAGAATTTAATTAAGGTTGCCACGGGCGTTAGGCGTTGTGGTAAATCAACTTTAATGACACAATTTCAAGACTTGTTGCGTAAAGAAAATGCCAAAGTCTCCATTTTGGCAATCAATATGGATATGTCCGAATTTCGGTTTTTGGCAGAAAAAAATAAACGCATTGGATTGGCTGACAAAGACAGAAATATAAGGGCGAAACTCACAGCGGTTTGAACACAAGCAGGAGTAAATTGCACCGTTTGAACTTTTGTGATAAAAACCGCCACTTCGCAAAGCCGCGAAATGTTAAGAACAAATTTCAAAGAGTCGGGATTGGGTGTTCCTTCAACAAAAACACGCCTATTGTTACCTAATGTGTACTTGGTGGAGTGGGTTTTTAGTCTATGGTAGCAACTTCAATTTTATATCTAACAAGGAAAATATTACCCCTATCCCTGTAATTAAATGACAGGATGTTATCTTTAAAACTAACACCAATTAACTCCATAAGGCTATCAGGGTTTGGAAAAAACTCGTAGTTATTTAACACTGTATATCCTATGCTTTTATATTCTGAATCAAATACCTCTATGCAAAACTGGTTATCCACCCTAAAAAACACCATAATATGATTACTATTAATATCTTTGTTAATCCCGAGAATATAATAATTGCAATATAAGGCTTCATTGTAAGAAAGATTTTCAAGTATGTTTTCTTTTTTCAGGGTATTTTTGTCCCTTACTATATCAATCAGGACAGCATTGGAATCAACAAAGTAATAGTCATAAGTACCAAAAGAATACGTCAAATGCTCATTTATTCTTTTTATTTTAATATAAGCATTAAAAATTTCTCTCTGTTTAAAATTTTTGGGGTATGGGAATTTGCACAAAGAATTGAATACATAACAAGAATCCTTGTTAAGAGAAAACTTGCCGATACAGTAGTCTAAATCCTTGTCTGTACTTTCTGTTTCATACGGTGTCAAATAGCTGTACATTACACCCGAATTATCAATAAGAAAGCCAAAATCCACTCCTGCAACAATACGTTTACCTTTCGTATTGTATAGGTCGTCATCTAAAATGGGAATGTATTCAATGAAATTTAGCTCTCTGTCAAACTTTAAGATCACGGATAGCTGATTACCAACCACTTCGCCTTTTTTTATAGTATCTCGTTTGCCAATATCGTTAATAAATGTATGGTCGGCTTGGTTTACCCTGTGAGCAAAAA
This genomic interval from Bacteroidota bacterium contains the following:
- a CDS encoding tetratricopeptide repeat protein; the protein is MFYSRLCVVSVVLTLAGLQHAFAQSNPNDNKERLAATYFASGEYEKALTLYEELLSKNRYSYTYYENYLQCLVKLDNYKDAIKFTQKQSKHFPDNPALKVDMGWTLDKSGDNKKAQKVFSELLSDENIYYKGQAPQVATAFEKRGYTDLAIQTYMEARKYSKNDRAYTMELADLYANKGEYGAVFGEYLQYLEFNSFYLDQVKSRLQLYLTEDKHYEQLKKELISRLQKNPDNEAYQELLFWTFVQQKDWEGAFLQTRALDLRSGKSGRKLIELAQTCLDNEAYATAIKCYQNLVERGEDFYYYNNAMSGMLKTRLLKIQKGAGADKQELEKLAQDYIVFLENRGYLPGAENARLDLADLYIQYLNQPQKGIAELQKYIETGSLSKLQKGSAKLKLADAYLIAGEEWDAHLLYKQIETDFKDDPLGQEARFKFARLCYFRGDFEWALTQLEVLKGATTQLISNNAIELSLQIIENTGLDTTEEPLKMYARAEFLLFQNKISQSIAVLDSLQATYSYNELSDDILFLKARIAEKTGNLDSAVSLYKDLVQKYYFDILADDALISLARLYDFRLGDKQKAIETYEKILLDYSGSLYSFEARNRYRTLKGQGNVQ
- a CDS encoding site-specific DNA-methyltransferase; its protein translation is MEVNKVYNESCLDTLKRIPDNSIDLVITSPPYNMNLRIRNGEYCSRQIVKEFSTKYEGFDDNLPIEEYFKFHLSVLKELLRTSNVIFYNIQIVTGSKRAIFKIIGELSDYLKDIIVWDKGYAQPAMAPKVLNRRTELILVFDRDNGISRQFEKANFERGTLDDLWLIKRGKKVIDSHSAVFPEELVKTIIENFSNEGDLVYDPFMGTGTTAIVAKKLNRNYLGSELTEKYFKVISERLQVFENELF
- a CDS encoding AAA family ATPase, producing MKEIPRKRYLETLQVLKDKNLIKVATGVRRCGKSTLMTQFQDLLRKENAKVSILAINMDMSEFRFLAEKNKRIGLADKDRNIRAKLTAV
- a CDS encoding NifU family protein, with amino-acid sequence MMNLQTISVFVEGTPNPDSLKFVLNKMILPNDSADFRSKSDASNSPLALALFAYSDVDGIFIMNNFVSVTKKPSADWQELAPVIKEAVKNLVESGIEIVSQSHSLSDEEESEVVMKIKQLLDDHVKPAVEMDGGAISFKSFHDGVVTVVMKGSCSGCPSSTFTLKAGIESLLKRMVPEVRAVEAEI